A part of Halobacillus shinanisalinarum genomic DNA contains:
- a CDS encoding FAD-linked oxidase C-terminal domain-containing protein: MNKKKKTSGDKHIDQLANIVGEKEILYKKEDLLSYDCDGFVIEKALPKAVVFPKNTEEVASLVKYCSASQLPFLARGAGTGLSGGATPLNKEVIISLVKMKKLISVDYENRQAVVQPGFVNLKLTNSISDKGYYYAPDPSSQYVCTIGGNVAENAGGAHCLKYGVTTNHIVGLEVVLPNGEIIEISENGVPDSPGYDLLGLLTGSEGTLGIVTKITVRILKSPQGKQTVLAYFDDIEDGSHAVSDIVSAGIVPAALEMMDKVAIEGVEAGSFPVGHPKDIEALLLIEVDGISAGIDEQIEEILKVCHKRNVREVKVAQSEEERGAWWANRKTGFGAMGAISPDYLVQDGVIPRSTLPKVLSNISEISKEYGLRIANIFHAGDGNLHPLILFDARVPGETEKALKAGTACLKACADVGGSITGEHGVGIEKKEEMRFIFSDEELEAQTRVREVFNPGNLLNQGKLFPTPSRCMDVKKIVKDTVAH; this comes from the coding sequence TCAACTTGCAAATATTGTAGGTGAAAAAGAAATTCTTTATAAAAAAGAAGATCTTTTATCTTATGACTGTGATGGATTTGTGATTGAAAAAGCTCTCCCAAAAGCAGTCGTCTTTCCAAAAAACACAGAGGAGGTTGCCTCTTTAGTTAAGTATTGTTCCGCAAGTCAGCTTCCGTTTCTGGCAAGAGGTGCCGGCACTGGTCTAAGCGGAGGAGCCACACCTTTAAATAAAGAAGTGATTATCAGCTTAGTAAAGATGAAAAAGTTGATTAGTGTAGATTATGAGAACAGGCAGGCCGTTGTTCAGCCAGGATTCGTGAATTTAAAATTGACAAACTCGATTTCTGACAAGGGTTACTATTATGCACCGGATCCATCAAGTCAATATGTGTGTACAATCGGTGGGAATGTTGCCGAAAATGCTGGAGGAGCCCATTGCTTAAAATATGGCGTAACTACCAACCACATAGTAGGACTTGAAGTAGTGCTTCCAAATGGTGAAATCATTGAGATTAGCGAAAATGGGGTCCCTGACAGTCCAGGTTATGATTTACTTGGGCTACTAACAGGTTCTGAAGGTACACTTGGAATTGTTACAAAGATCACGGTGCGTATTTTAAAAAGCCCGCAAGGTAAGCAAACCGTGCTCGCCTATTTTGACGATATTGAGGACGGAAGTCACGCTGTTTCAGATATTGTTTCTGCAGGTATCGTTCCCGCTGCACTTGAGATGATGGATAAAGTTGCCATTGAAGGCGTAGAAGCAGGCTCTTTTCCGGTAGGTCATCCTAAGGATATCGAAGCATTGCTACTTATTGAAGTCGATGGGATCAGTGCTGGTATAGATGAGCAAATTGAAGAGATATTAAAGGTTTGTCACAAGAGGAATGTTAGAGAGGTAAAAGTAGCACAAAGTGAGGAGGAGAGAGGTGCCTGGTGGGCTAATCGAAAAACAGGGTTTGGAGCGATGGGTGCCATATCACCAGATTATCTAGTGCAGGATGGGGTGATCCCGAGGAGTACATTACCTAAAGTATTAAGCAATATTTCGGAAATCAGTAAAGAGTATGGGTTGAGAATTGCTAACATTTTTCATGCCGGGGATGGTAATCTTCACCCTTTAATATTATTTGATGCAAGGGTTCCAGGTGAAACGGAGAAAGCCTTGAAAGCTGGAACTGCCTGTTTGAAAGCCTGTGCTGATGTTGGAGGCTCTATTACGGGGGAACATGGTGTGGGCATCGAAAAGAAAGAAGAAATGAGATTTATTTTCTCCGATGAAGAATTAGAGGCACAAACCCGGGTAAGAGAAGTGTTTAACCCGGGAAACCTGCTGAACCAAGGAAAGTTGTTCCCTACACCAAGCCGTTGTATGGATGTAAAAAAAATAGTGAAAGACACGGTGGCCCATTAG
- a CDS encoding fumarylacetoacetate hydrolase family protein, translating to MKFARFNYNHSEHYGVVTEEGIKAVKGDIFAGWEFTEDTFSLDEVELLAPVLPSKVIGIGANYVGRREDLPESVPDLPVFFLKPDSSVIGPEKEVIIPHSIDEIKFESELAVVIGKEASNLSKDEVLDHVFGYTIGNDITAPQFFHDDGHWTVGKSFDTFTPLGPVIETELDPLKINVKADINGVEKQNSSTEHMIVPLKEMVAYLSTVMTLNPGDVILTGSPLGAHLIKAGDVMECKIDEIGTLKNTPVRAQSLINS from the coding sequence ATGAAATTTGCAAGATTTAATTATAATCATTCAGAACATTATGGGGTTGTCACTGAAGAGGGGATAAAGGCTGTCAAAGGAGATATTTTTGCTGGGTGGGAATTTACAGAGGATACCTTTTCATTGGATGAGGTTGAACTCTTAGCACCGGTCCTCCCAAGTAAAGTCATTGGAATAGGAGCCAACTACGTGGGGCGTAGGGAGGATCTTCCTGAATCCGTACCAGACCTTCCCGTATTCTTTCTCAAGCCTGATTCCTCTGTCATAGGTCCGGAAAAGGAAGTGATCATACCACACTCCATCGATGAAATAAAGTTTGAATCTGAGTTAGCGGTTGTTATTGGTAAGGAGGCAAGTAACCTTTCTAAAGACGAGGTCCTTGATCATGTTTTCGGATACACGATAGGAAATGATATCACTGCCCCGCAATTTTTTCATGATGATGGCCATTGGACAGTAGGGAAGTCCTTTGATACGTTTACGCCGCTTGGTCCAGTAATCGAAACAGAGCTTGATCCCCTAAAAATCAATGTGAAAGCTGACATCAATGGAGTAGAAAAACAAAACAGTTCTACAGAGCATATGATTGTGCCATTGAAGGAAATGGTTGCTTATCTGTCTACTGTAATGACTTTAAACCCAGGAGATGTCATTTTAACGGGCAGTCCACTAGGGGCACATCTTATCAAAGCTGGTGATGTAATGGAATGTAAGATTGATGAAATCGGTACTTTAAAGAATACGCCAGTCAGAGCGCAATCTCTAATAAATTCTTAA
- a CDS encoding L-lactate permease, whose protein sequence is MSTGVLALLSILPIVAVGIFLVGLKWPASKAMPISYIVAVLLALFVWQVPGAVVAAASINGLVVAATLLFIIFGAILLLNTLQESGGIKTIRKGFTDISPDRRIQVIIIAWLFGSFIEGSAGFGTPAAVAVPLLVGLGFPAMAAVVAGMVIQSTPVSFGAVGTPILVGVQSGLAADAGITDNFLTLVTMIGGRVAIVHAIVGTLVPLFVVALMTRFFGKNKSFSEGIEVWKFALFAAFSMTIPYVIVANLLGPEFPSMIGGLVGLVIVVSAARKGFLMPPKGEHWDFEEKSEWDPEWTGSVEIKDISHKSGNMPMVRAWTPYILVGVFLVLTRLEALPFLELVKAWTVSLPNIFGTDISASFQPLYSPGSVFILVSLLTFFIHQMDVTPYKRAWSHSAKTMIAASTALVFTVPMVQVFLNSEGGAAGFEGMPIELANGVAALTADFWPLFSPLVGGVGAFIAGSNTISNMMFSLFQYDVGAQIGVDASWIVALQAVGGAAGNMICVHNVVAASAVVGLVGKEGDVIRKTLIPFVYYVTMAGALGYSIVWTAEKGLFNVGTVIVSAIGILAIYIIATNRKRNNLIPVEKPFKSAK, encoded by the coding sequence ATGAGTACAGGTGTATTAGCTTTATTATCCATATTACCGATAGTAGCTGTAGGGATCTTTCTCGTAGGCCTTAAATGGCCAGCTAGTAAGGCCATGCCAATTTCCTACATTGTCGCCGTTTTATTAGCCCTGTTTGTATGGCAAGTGCCAGGTGCAGTTGTAGCTGCAGCCTCTATAAATGGACTAGTCGTAGCAGCCACACTCCTATTTATTATTTTCGGTGCCATTCTATTATTAAATACTTTGCAAGAGAGTGGTGGGATTAAGACAATTCGTAAAGGCTTTACAGATATTTCTCCTGATAGACGAATTCAAGTAATTATTATTGCATGGCTTTTTGGATCCTTTATAGAAGGGTCAGCTGGTTTCGGTACACCTGCTGCTGTAGCTGTTCCTTTGCTTGTCGGCTTAGGGTTTCCGGCAATGGCTGCTGTAGTCGCGGGGATGGTTATTCAAAGTACACCTGTTTCATTTGGAGCGGTAGGAACTCCGATACTTGTTGGTGTTCAGTCAGGTTTGGCAGCAGATGCAGGCATTACGGACAATTTTCTAACATTGGTGACGATGATTGGTGGCAGGGTAGCTATTGTTCACGCCATTGTTGGAACACTGGTACCCCTATTTGTTGTCGCCTTAATGACAAGATTTTTTGGTAAAAACAAATCATTCAGTGAAGGCATAGAAGTATGGAAGTTTGCCCTATTTGCGGCCTTCTCCATGACCATTCCTTACGTTATTGTCGCCAATCTATTAGGACCAGAATTTCCATCTATGATCGGTGGATTAGTAGGGTTGGTCATTGTGGTGTCAGCCGCTAGAAAAGGCTTTTTAATGCCGCCAAAAGGGGAACATTGGGACTTTGAAGAAAAGTCAGAGTGGGACCCCGAATGGACAGGGAGTGTAGAAATAAAGGATATCTCTCATAAAAGTGGGAATATGCCGATGGTTCGAGCATGGACCCCATACATCTTAGTTGGAGTGTTTTTAGTTTTAACTAGATTGGAAGCGCTGCCATTTCTTGAATTGGTTAAAGCATGGACGGTTTCTCTCCCTAATATTTTTGGAACAGATATTTCAGCTAGTTTTCAGCCGCTTTATTCACCTGGATCTGTTTTTATTCTCGTTTCACTCCTAACGTTCTTTATTCATCAAATGGATGTTACCCCGTATAAACGTGCTTGGTCGCATTCTGCTAAAACAATGATTGCTGCTTCAACAGCGTTAGTATTCACCGTTCCGATGGTTCAAGTTTTTCTTAATTCAGAGGGGGGAGCTGCCGGCTTTGAAGGGATGCCTATTGAATTGGCAAACGGAGTTGCAGCGTTAACAGCGGACTTCTGGCCGCTGTTTTCCCCATTAGTCGGCGGAGTAGGAGCATTTATAGCTGGAAGTAATACAATTAGTAACATGATGTTCTCCCTGTTCCAGTATGATGTGGGTGCACAAATTGGTGTGGATGCCTCCTGGATTGTTGCTTTACAAGCGGTCGGAGGGGCAGCGGGAAACATGATTTGTGTTCATAATGTCGTTGCTGCATCTGCTGTAGTAGGTTTAGTTGGAAAAGAAGGGGATGTCATCAGAAAAACCCTTATCCCATTTGTTTATTATGTAACGATGGCAGGGGCACTCGGTTATTCTATTGTATGGACAGCTGAGAAAGGGTTGTTTAATGTTGGTACGGTCATTGTATCGGCAATAGGTATCCTTGCGATCTATATCATTGCTACAAATCGCAAGCGAAATAACTTAATACCTGTTGAGAAACCATTCAAGTCTGCAAAGTGA
- a CDS encoding DUF421 domain-containing protein, whose protein sequence is MKVIYLTFELIVGFFLLFIIIKFVGKKIINQITPFTFIASIVLGELLGNALYDHKIGVFYITYSMMLWTVLLFAVEYLGQKFLLFRGIFEGKPSALIKNGIVDREELRKNRMNINQLQSLLRQSETFSIREVAFCYLEANGSISILKKTKYQKTTQEDFNLPLKPVYVPFTLIRDGEVLLDELKDLGFDEAWLKSQLLSKGFSDYKAVFLAEWLEDDGLFIQTY, encoded by the coding sequence ATGAAAGTCATCTATCTAACCTTTGAACTTATCGTTGGTTTCTTCCTGCTTTTTATCATCATTAAATTTGTTGGAAAGAAAATCATTAATCAAATTACCCCCTTCACTTTTATTGCCTCTATCGTATTAGGAGAATTACTAGGAAACGCGTTATACGATCACAAAATCGGTGTCTTTTATATCACATATTCTATGATGTTATGGACCGTTTTACTGTTTGCAGTTGAATATCTTGGTCAAAAATTTCTCCTGTTTCGAGGTATTTTTGAAGGGAAACCATCTGCACTTATTAAAAATGGAATTGTTGATCGAGAGGAATTAAGAAAGAATCGAATGAATATCAATCAGCTGCAAAGCTTGCTTAGACAAAGTGAAACCTTTTCGATTCGAGAAGTTGCTTTTTGTTATTTAGAAGCGAACGGATCGATCAGCATCCTGAAAAAGACAAAGTACCAAAAAACGACTCAGGAAGATTTCAACCTTCCCCTCAAACCCGTCTATGTTCCTTTCACTCTTATACGAGACGGTGAAGTGTTATTGGATGAACTGAAAGACTTAGGTTTCGATGAAGCCTGGTTAAAATCACAGCTCCTATCCAAAGGTTTTTCTGATTACAAAGCAGTTTTTTTAGCTGAGTGGCTGGAAGATGATGGCCTTTTTATACAAACTTATTAA
- a CDS encoding spore germination protein produces MFFRSPKRKKQNNQGQENFTTGLYNSLELNIENIKKILDQPDDLVTRKFAIGENGHTCAIVYIDGLTDTKVINDEIMKNLQIELEEVDKSSVQSDAALLDKLSRQFISISNVKKVKTLDDLSLAILSGDTALFVDGIDQLLLIDTKNWKSRNIEEPVSEGTIRGPRDGFTENIRTNTMLLRRRIRDANLRFKSYQIGRRSRKSLIVSYIDGVVHPNLLKEVNRRLETIDVDDAPESGYIEQWIEDNFLSPFPQMQNTERPDKVAAALTEGKIAIILDGTPFVLIAPATFGSMMHSPEDYYERWMIGSLLRVLRYFAAFLAVFLPALYIALVSYHPGLIPSKLAFSIAATREGLPFPAVIEALLMEITMELLREAGIRLPKPIGQTIGIVGGLVIGEAAVSAGIVSPVMVIIVAVTAIASFSLPSYSFAISIRMLRFGFMIAAAFFGLYGIILAYIMVNIHIVNLKSFGIPYSTPFAPAFKGDWKDLVLRVPITMMNRRPKFLQTEDEKRIDKEDKS; encoded by the coding sequence ATGTTTTTTCGATCACCTAAAAGAAAAAAGCAAAATAATCAGGGCCAAGAAAATTTTACCACTGGATTATATAACAGCCTTGAACTAAACATCGAGAATATTAAGAAAATCTTGGATCAACCAGATGATCTTGTTACAAGGAAATTTGCCATCGGCGAAAACGGCCATACATGCGCTATTGTTTATATAGATGGGTTAACAGATACAAAGGTAATTAATGATGAAATTATGAAAAATCTTCAAATTGAACTAGAGGAAGTTGATAAATCGTCGGTGCAGTCAGATGCGGCTTTACTTGATAAGTTATCTCGACAATTTATTTCAATCAGCAACGTAAAAAAGGTCAAAACATTGGATGATTTATCTCTAGCTATTCTTTCTGGGGACACCGCTCTCTTCGTAGATGGAATAGACCAATTATTACTTATAGATACGAAGAATTGGAAAAGCAGAAACATTGAAGAGCCAGTAAGCGAGGGAACAATTCGTGGACCTAGGGACGGCTTTACAGAAAACATTCGTACCAATACGATGCTACTCCGTCGGCGAATTCGTGACGCAAACTTACGATTTAAATCGTATCAAATTGGACGACGATCAAGGAAAAGTTTAATAGTCTCTTACATTGATGGTGTTGTTCATCCGAATTTGTTAAAAGAGGTCAACAGAAGACTTGAGACAATTGATGTAGATGATGCCCCAGAGTCTGGCTACATCGAACAATGGATTGAGGATAACTTCTTATCGCCTTTTCCTCAGATGCAAAATACAGAGCGGCCAGATAAAGTAGCTGCAGCACTGACAGAAGGGAAAATTGCAATCATATTAGATGGAACTCCCTTTGTCTTGATTGCTCCTGCCACTTTTGGGTCTATGATGCATTCACCCGAAGATTATTATGAACGCTGGATGATTGGAAGTCTTTTGCGTGTCTTGAGGTATTTTGCAGCCTTTCTTGCCGTTTTCTTACCTGCTTTATATATCGCACTCGTTTCCTACCACCCGGGGTTAATCCCATCTAAATTGGCATTTTCGATTGCAGCGACACGAGAGGGGCTTCCTTTTCCTGCAGTGATCGAGGCTTTATTGATGGAAATTACCATGGAGCTCTTACGGGAGGCTGGTATCCGCTTGCCTAAACCGATTGGACAAACCATTGGGATTGTAGGTGGACTCGTAATTGGAGAGGCAGCTGTATCCGCTGGGATCGTAAGCCCAGTTATGGTAATTATTGTGGCCGTTACAGCAATCGCTTCCTTCTCTTTACCTAGCTATAGTTTTGCGATTTCGATTCGGATGTTGCGTTTCGGCTTTATGATTGCGGCGGCTTTCTTTGGTCTCTATGGGATTATTCTTGCGTACATCATGGTCAATATTCATATTGTCAACTTAAAAAGTTTCGGGATTCCTTATTCTACTCCCTTTGCTCCAGCATTTAAGGGGGATTGGAAAGACCTGGTCTTACGCGTTCCGATTACTATGATGAACAGAAGGCCTAAGTTCCTGCAGACAGAGGACGAAAAACGCATCGACAAGGAGGACAAATCATGA
- a CDS encoding GerAB/ArcD/ProY family transporter produces the protein MNSFEYADEEIGGNEVGFVIPSVVIGAGVLSLPRVLSGVTDNADGWVTILLGGGLAVFFTWLVATLAARFPKQTFFDYSSLLISKPLAFITTASMAFYFLLFAAYEIRFVATLSQEYLFASTPKEVLSFVFLLVVTYAVAGSRAALFRLHQLFLPIMIGILIIVLLMTIPLIDVNHLMPIFKTNWTGYVNGTKSTLLSFMGWGVLLFYTSLMNQPKKAPKAGMIGMLVPVILYIILYIAAIGVLSNDVAANLTYPTNELAKVVEVPGGFFERLEIVFFTIWVMSLFTTSIVFFDVSVMALNSLFKNVKKITFILILAPVIYLVSMIPQGRLHVVQLSEIIGYLGIIISIFIPTILLIVAKIRRVKGDG, from the coding sequence ATGAATTCATTTGAATACGCAGATGAGGAGATTGGCGGTAATGAAGTTGGATTTGTTATCCCCTCTGTTGTGATTGGTGCTGGAGTTCTTTCACTTCCTCGTGTCTTATCAGGAGTCACAGATAATGCAGATGGCTGGGTCACAATCCTCTTAGGGGGAGGGCTTGCGGTCTTTTTCACTTGGTTAGTCGCTACACTGGCTGCCCGCTTCCCAAAGCAAACTTTTTTTGACTATAGTTCCTTACTAATTTCAAAACCGCTTGCTTTTATCACCACAGCATCTATGGCCTTCTATTTTCTGTTATTTGCTGCTTATGAAATACGATTCGTCGCTACTCTATCCCAAGAATATTTATTCGCATCGACACCTAAAGAAGTATTATCGTTTGTTTTTCTTCTTGTAGTCACGTATGCAGTTGCAGGATCCAGAGCGGCGTTGTTCCGTTTACATCAGTTGTTTTTACCGATCATGATTGGCATTTTAATTATTGTGCTGTTAATGACGATTCCACTGATTGATGTAAACCATCTTATGCCTATCTTCAAAACAAATTGGACGGGATACGTGAACGGAACAAAATCTACTCTCTTGTCTTTTATGGGGTGGGGAGTTCTGTTATTCTACACTAGTTTAATGAATCAGCCTAAAAAGGCACCGAAAGCCGGAATGATCGGTATGCTTGTTCCAGTCATCTTATATATAATTCTTTATATAGCAGCCATTGGGGTGCTTTCAAATGACGTAGCCGCTAACCTCACATACCCTACAAACGAATTAGCAAAGGTGGTTGAGGTTCCGGGGGGCTTTTTTGAACGGCTGGAAATAGTCTTCTTTACTATATGGGTGATGTCCCTCTTTACAACATCAATCGTTTTTTTTGATGTCTCCGTTATGGCTTTAAACTCTCTTTTTAAGAACGTGAAAAAAATCACCTTCATTCTTATATTAGCGCCTGTAATTTACTTGGTTAGTATGATACCACAAGGTCGATTACACGTCGTTCAGTTAAGTGAGATTATTGGTTATTTGGGCATCATCATATCCATATTTATTCCAACCATATTACTAATCGTGGCAAAAATCAGGAGGGTTAAAGGGGATGGGTAA
- a CDS encoding Ger(x)C family spore germination protein gives MGKKSIYLFLSCLSLVLLTGCWDQVQIERRGFVIGTAIDLSESGDLSTQTKRDSSFALTYQFVAPGEIGVKSQGQGGQQKPFFNVTAHGSNIFDITRGMATKTSRTPYLGHLQLIVISSEVAKKPHAFANILDVFLRDHEMRRTVKVLVASDKAKNVLDFKSTTEKLPAVHIDSVTENAHKNVAIAPPLQIGDVHEYLLVERSIAIPVISMSKQNKPKIERAAVYHGSSHKMVDVLSEEETRGLNLIKGQVEGGAITVNVQDSSVVYEIRRAKAKIKAKVKGKDDIQFTITIETEGKIAESFANIDYTDPTNISMVEKKVEEELNRLANVSIEKMHKDLQVDAFDFGRYIKRSDYDLWQSIKGDWDAGENYFAKSTITVQTDAVIRSEGSVIETER, from the coding sequence ATGGGTAAGAAAAGCATTTATTTATTTTTATCTTGTTTATCGCTCGTATTGCTGACAGGATGCTGGGATCAGGTACAAATTGAGCGCCGAGGTTTTGTCATTGGAACGGCTATTGATCTTTCGGAATCTGGGGATCTATCTACTCAAACAAAAAGAGATAGTTCTTTTGCTCTGACTTATCAATTCGTGGCACCTGGGGAGATAGGAGTGAAGTCCCAAGGGCAAGGAGGGCAGCAAAAACCTTTCTTTAATGTTACGGCCCATGGAAGCAATATTTTTGATATAACTAGAGGAATGGCAACCAAAACGAGTCGAACACCATATCTTGGACATCTTCAATTGATCGTAATATCAAGTGAAGTTGCCAAAAAGCCCCATGCCTTTGCTAATATTCTTGACGTTTTCCTGCGTGATCACGAAATGCGGAGAACTGTTAAAGTGCTGGTCGCGTCTGATAAAGCTAAAAATGTCCTTGATTTCAAATCAACAACCGAAAAGTTACCCGCCGTGCACATTGATTCAGTTACAGAGAATGCACACAAAAATGTGGCTATCGCTCCGCCATTACAAATTGGAGACGTGCATGAGTATTTGCTAGTAGAAAGAAGCATAGCCATTCCAGTCATATCTATGTCTAAACAAAACAAACCTAAGATAGAAAGAGCAGCTGTATATCATGGATCTTCCCACAAAATGGTGGATGTTCTTAGTGAGGAAGAGACCAGGGGGTTAAATTTAATAAAAGGACAGGTAGAGGGCGGGGCGATAACCGTCAATGTTCAGGATTCCTCTGTTGTTTACGAAATTAGACGTGCAAAAGCGAAGATTAAAGCAAAAGTAAAAGGAAAAGACGATATTCAATTTACCATCACCATTGAAACAGAAGGAAAGATAGCGGAGTCATTTGCAAATATCGACTATACGGATCCAACTAATATTTCTATGGTTGAAAAAAAAGTAGAAGAAGAACTCAATCGTTTGGCAAATGTCTCCATAGAAAAGATGCATAAGGATTTACAAGTTGACGCCTTTGATTTTGGACGTTATATAAAAAGAAGTGATTATGATTTATGGCAGTCCATAAAGGGTGACTGGGATGCAGGAGAGAATTATTTTGCCAAAAGCACCATCACTGTTCAAACAGATGCTGTTATAAGAAGTGAAGGCTCTGTCATTGAGACAGAAAGGTGA
- a CDS encoding holin, whose translation MESEMMQQVLLFATVISPFVFGVVEVVKKAFRLPKNYIPLISMGIGLLAGVAAFPFTDMGTMLRIWAGVGAGLSGTGLFEIVNKRLGYSKSDKNEE comes from the coding sequence GTGGAAAGTGAAATGATGCAGCAGGTTCTTCTATTTGCTACCGTCATTAGTCCATTTGTGTTTGGAGTTGTAGAGGTAGTAAAAAAAGCGTTTCGATTACCTAAAAATTATATTCCGCTAATCAGCATGGGGATTGGATTATTAGCAGGTGTTGCCGCGTTCCCATTCACGGATATGGGAACTATGCTCAGAATTTGGGCAGGAGTTGGTGCAGGGTTGTCAGGAACAGGTTTGTTCGAAATCGTAAACAAGCGTCTGGGATATTCAAAATCAGATAAAAATGAGGAATAG
- the ilvE gene encoding branched-chain-amino-acid transaminase, translating to MSSQWIYLSGEYVDKSEAVVSVYDHGFLYGDGVFEGIRVYDGNIFKLEEHLNRLYDSAKSIMLHIPYEKEELEQIIAETVRKNQLETAYIRVVVSRGAGNLGLDPTSCIEPRVVVIAEALALFPKELYERGVRLASASSRRNRPDILPPQVKSLNYLNNILVKMEANQAGVDEALMLNDQGYVTEGSADNIFIVKNGTIYTPPVYLGALEGITRNAIIDLAEEKGYEMKQEPFTRHDVYVADEVFLTGTAAEVIAVVEVDQRQVGDGKPGVITSHLLSEFRKITTTDGVQVYPSKDKVQVS from the coding sequence ATGAGCAGCCAGTGGATTTATTTAAGTGGCGAATATGTCGACAAAAGTGAAGCCGTTGTTTCCGTTTACGATCATGGTTTCCTCTATGGAGATGGGGTGTTCGAAGGTATTCGTGTTTACGACGGCAACATTTTTAAACTGGAAGAACATTTAAATCGTCTCTATGATTCAGCAAAGTCGATCATGCTTCACATTCCATATGAAAAGGAGGAGCTTGAGCAGATTATTGCTGAAACAGTCCGCAAAAACCAACTTGAGACGGCTTACATTCGTGTCGTTGTTTCAAGAGGCGCAGGCAATCTTGGCTTAGATCCGACCAGTTGCATTGAGCCGCGTGTGGTTGTCATTGCTGAAGCACTTGCTTTATTTCCTAAAGAATTATATGAACGAGGAGTTAGGCTGGCATCTGCTTCAAGTAGAAGAAACAGACCCGATATACTTCCTCCTCAAGTGAAATCATTAAATTATTTAAATAATATTTTAGTAAAAATGGAAGCCAATCAAGCAGGTGTGGATGAAGCCCTGATGCTAAATGATCAAGGATATGTGACTGAGGGATCAGCAGATAACATTTTTATCGTAAAAAACGGAACAATCTATACGCCTCCTGTTTATCTCGGTGCTCTAGAAGGAATTACTCGCAATGCAATTATCGACCTTGCTGAGGAAAAAGGATACGAAATGAAACAGGAACCGTTCACGAGACATGATGTGTATGTGGCAGATGAAGTCTTTTTAACAGGAACAGCAGCTGAAGTAATTGCCGTAGTCGAAGTTGATCAAAGGCAGGTTGGCGATGGAAAACCCGGCGTTATTACGAGCCATTTACTTTCAGAGTTTAGAAAAATTACAACAACGGATGGAGTGCAAGTTTACCCATCTAAAGACAAAGTGCAAGTAAGTTAG